atatgagtTTTTTTCATTAGTCGGTAAACGACAAATATGtagaaaattatatatgatgATGAAATTACTATTAAAATTCAGAATCGAAAAAAGAATCAGTTATGTGTGACGTAGAGtgagtgtgagagagagagagacagtGAGAGTTTTTGTAATGTTTATACTTCCTAATAAtgcttttatatctattttagtGCCTGTTTAGTTTCACATTCCCAGGGCATAGATGCGAGTCAATTTTGGGTATCTTTTTTCCTTTACTTCCcacattttcattataaaacataaataaatgacgcaaacccaaacaaaaacagtTGATTCATAATTTCTTTCGTTTCATTCGACGTgtggtttcattttttttatgattttttttaatgaattgtcatttatttatttcaatcatttttgttttccttaaaataaatatcatactACTATAAACTATTTGAGTATTAGTCAGAAATCAAATAGACAGGAACTGAACAATAATCGATGTATTGCAAATTACAAACAattaggtaatatatatatatatatatatatatatatatatatatatatatatatatatatatatatatatatatatatatatatatatatatatatatatatatatatatatatatatatataaagttgttcttattttctttcCCTAAACATATAGGGTCCCCATTTCAAAAAGACAAGTTGAAGAACTTATGTGATTCTAAGCATTTGTACAAGAACCAACCAATCAAAGTGACCTTCAAACACTTTTGTAAGAAAACGGTGTTCTTTGTCTCATTATCGGCAAGCCCTAATAATACCATTAATTAGCATTATTTTCAGTTTTCTCAAAACCAATTATGTTCGTTCTTATGTACATCTATATCACATCATAAGGTAAACctaaaattagtttatctttCACAATTAACAAAACGTAAATTAATCAAACAGGAAGTGGAAGACATAAAGTGGCCATGGCCGGAGAAGATCTTAATCAAATTCACAAATTCCAATTACATGCTAATTAATTATCACGGCTCAGGCTCACTGGCCACTGAGTTGGACTCTCATCGCCCGAGTCCACTCAGCCGAATCATCGCCCAGAAAAACCAAAACAATTGTCTTTAACTACCCATCACTTACAACCTcgttaacaataaaaataaatatgacacaCACAAAACTTATATTCAGTTTCATAAAtagttttagtattatttttttaactaaaataacagttttattttgataaatcatcaaaataatactGCAATTCTAGTTAAAAAAACAGAACTAAACTTACTTACAAAActgtgtttttgtgttttatgaCCAGGGGAAACATAAACACTACACTCTACAAAGTGGTGTTTATGTGTGGCTGCATAGCTTTTacgataaattttatatattctacCAATTTTATGGTGCAAACCCGGAGAAAGCCCAAACCTGAACCGGGCCATCACCCATCGAACCCGGTCTGGCTCCAGACCGCGTCACGAACCCGGCTCAAGTCACGGCCCTTCAACGTGCGGCCCACGCCTTCAAACACCGAATTCGCCACCATCTTTTGGCTACGCGCCAAGTACTCATGCGGTGGCTCCATCTCCGACTCGTCATCTTCCTCCTCATCGTTCATCGACTCGACCGAGTCCACTCGGAGAATCTTGCTCCAGTCGGGCACGTTCACCGGCAACGATGTCGCCACGTGGCGTCCGCGAGGTGTCGCTGCCATCTCTTCACGCGCGCGGAACTGATGCACGATCCTCTGCGACGAGCCACTCGCCGGGGCTTCAAACGCTAACGACAGACCTCCCACGCGCCGGTGGTCCTGCGTTTCGCGTGGAATCCGCCGCCTGTAGTTCCCGCCGTTGCTTCCGGAAGACACGTGTGGCTCCCACTCGGGCTCGCCGGAGTCATCTCCGGTGCTCCAGATATCCTCCTCACGAAACTCCGACGGGTCCACGGCAGCGGAGCCGCGGCTGTTGGAGTAGTCGTAGGTTCCCAGGAAACGTTCACTCCGGCTGGTGGTTAGTTTGCGACCTTTAGCCATATGCGGCGGCGGAATCGATTGCGCCGCCGCCGGAGATTTGATCGGAAGTGGCTAACAACAAATATATACGCACTATTTTTTTTAGCTCTGGTCTTGCGAATCCATTTCTCTGATGCTTGAGCTGGGGGGCACACAGGTGCCACTGCCTCTGTATATATAATGTTTGTCAgcaatttcatttgaatttgtATTTGGGGTTCATTTTCTCTGAATTTACTCTTGTGTAAGTAATGTTACGGTGACATGGAATTTAACTAATGGCGACGACAGAGTTAACgttgaaaaaacatattattacAACATTACGTTGGTGGCACGCGACTGTGGCGGAGCGTGGGATAACTCGCCAATTTTGCGAGAGTGAAAAAGAATGGCACCACCGTGTCTGTCTTGGGTAAAAGTTTCTACTTTTGGGATGTTAGACCATCTCTCTGGAACATATGAAAGgctatttttccatttttggCCCATAGTAGAGAGTTAGAGAGGCTTCGCTCATTTTTCATTGCGGTCAAAacagaggaaaaagaaagatgcAGAATATTCAGGTTTTTTTAGTGGTCACACACTCTCACTATGTTAATAAATctattctttattattgtttatttttattttgtatttttcttttttaatcttttgttCTGAAAGGCATGGCATGATTTCTTATTTGGGTTTTATAGTAGAAAGAGAcgtgaaaggaaaataaacaTTTGTCGTAACAATTTCTATCTCGCTTGGAATAGAATAATAGAACACCAgcaagagaaaacaaaaatacttattttaccttttttttcctccaaaaatcaaataaataatagaagaaaacaaaaactgtCCTATAATTATCAGTGATGTAAATGTCATTTAATACCgttataattttcctttttttaatctatcaaacaATGgacaaatatttttcctttttatattgGTTTTTTCCActaaatatatctttaaattttatatatttttatcttttatttcctttttttttgacAATGAAGGggcaatttcattttctttccgTAGTTGTTGTTGAGAAAATGAATGTAGGTTTCGAGTTTTAAAATGCACTGGTACAAGAAATCCAGTGTCCATCCAAAATGTACTTGAGTTTCAATTCAAACCGTTATTGTGACTGGAAAACTTTGTATATTATTAGTACGATATATAAAGATAACTTTATAATATTGAGATTTGAAGACGATTGGTAGAgaattaatctaaaattattttctaaaccAATCTATATTGTTTGTAATAGAAATTTATCTAGAAAAATATTTGgaatttaaaacaaacataaatttctAATATTCTCTTCTTATTCAACCAAAATGACCAATGACTTGACTCTTTGATTCAAGAATCAAATAACCAAAATACTTGGAGAGTGGTCCTTTACAATAGTACAGGAGATTCTGTATCAGgtagaaaaatgacaaaaattaaCTCAGTTGGTTCGAAAACACAATGTGTCATTGATGCATTTAGAATGACAAAGTCCAATTCGTAGTAGATTTTttatgttagaaaaaaatattatacattaaAGGTATGAATAATTGATCAAGAAAGACAGACAGAGAacctaattaaatataattttttgtgcttttgaaattttgttcaccttaaaattatataacattTTCAATAGTATTCAATCCTTTGTatcaatgttattattattgttttcgtCATAGTTCTTGATATTTGTGATTTTTACCTGCGTTATTTTGCATTGTCAAAAAGAGTTTCCTTAttgatgattttaaattttatgtacaatatactttaataaagttttatataaagttcatgttttaaatatagGACACTGAGTATGGCTCCTATATTATAGATGTTCTAGTTCTGACTATTGTTGCaactttttctaaaaataagacATAATCACAATCACATTGTGATTACAAATCGTTATTTCATAGTATtccttaattaaataatttttaaactagtATCATTGACTTGTAATAGTTAGGTTGTGGTCCTTTGCAAG
This portion of the Vigna unguiculata cultivar IT97K-499-35 chromosome 6, ASM411807v1, whole genome shotgun sequence genome encodes:
- the LOC114186943 gene encoding uncharacterized protein LOC114186943 codes for the protein MAKGRKLTTSRSERFLGTYDYSNSRGSAAVDPSEFREEDIWSTGDDSGEPEWEPHVSSGSNGGNYRRRIPRETQDHRRVGGLSLAFEAPASGSSQRIVHQFRAREEMAATPRGRHVATSLPVNVPDWSKILRVDSVESMNDEEEDDESEMEPPHEYLARSQKMVANSVFEGVGRTLKGRDLSRVRDAVWSQTGFDG